In the Nitrospiria bacterium genome, one interval contains:
- a CDS encoding flippase has translation MESKTTTMLETAEASAVIDPGSSDPLNSGFPAPERVSTTGDAPDALGSSALILVASVFGCGLNYLFGIYLARVLGPTDFGLYALGLSLFNILILFAPLSLDTSVMKFVSQSLDRDKTGRIGPYITAASGMALLFGSALGVCLALLAHPLSEKVFGKPDLATVLTVLAVGIPGAAVSAVLLSSLRALHDVRRFVSIKYVVEPGGKFALAGLALWMGWGLAGVLGAVLAVLTLTAGLAIACLLRMTDVRSRHDGSGWRRTAPALLAFSFPLVISNLFGVFAPRSDMLFVGAWFPSRDVGVYSAASQTAAILGLIMTAFHSAVIPMVGTLFARKDRVRLKSLYGFTSRWTLALSILIFIYFVLFGREILHLFGEDFTKGVPWLIILAAGYLVSSASGPATATIIMAGYPGTIMMNSIVMGLLLIGANMVLIPRYGPLGAAWAVSLNVIAGSILCVAEARRLCGVIPFSRGMVKSILAGALTLAVGMFLRSEHVLSSAAAAGFAATAIFGAALLVMKVEAEDREALRGLARKVPPLARWFPSASP, from the coding sequence ATGGAAAGTAAAACGACAACGATGCTCGAAACGGCGGAGGCGTCGGCGGTCATCGACCCGGGCTCTTCCGATCCTTTGAATAGCGGTTTCCCCGCACCCGAGCGCGTTTCGACGACGGGTGACGCGCCGGACGCCCTCGGCAGCAGCGCCCTCATCCTGGTCGCGTCCGTGTTCGGTTGCGGGCTCAACTATCTGTTCGGAATCTATCTCGCGCGTGTGTTGGGACCGACGGATTTCGGCCTGTATGCCCTCGGCCTCAGCCTCTTCAACATCCTGATCCTGTTTGCACCCCTCAGTCTCGATACGTCGGTCATGAAGTTTGTCTCGCAATCGCTCGATCGGGATAAAACGGGTCGGATCGGGCCGTATATCACCGCCGCGAGCGGCATGGCGCTCCTGTTCGGAAGCGCGTTGGGGGTCTGTCTGGCCTTGTTGGCGCACCCGTTGTCGGAGAAGGTTTTCGGAAAGCCCGATTTGGCGACGGTCCTGACCGTATTGGCCGTCGGAATTCCCGGGGCGGCCGTTTCGGCCGTTCTGCTTTCTTCCCTCAGGGCGTTGCACGATGTCCGGCGGTTTGTTTCGATCAAATATGTTGTCGAGCCGGGGGGAAAGTTTGCGCTCGCCGGACTCGCGCTCTGGATGGGGTGGGGGCTCGCGGGAGTTCTGGGAGCCGTTCTGGCGGTCCTCACACTGACTGCGGGGCTCGCGATCGCATGCCTTCTGCGAATGACGGACGTCCGTTCCCGTCACGACGGTTCCGGATGGAGGCGAACCGCTCCCGCGCTCCTGGCTTTTTCGTTTCCCCTGGTGATCTCGAATCTCTTCGGGGTGTTTGCGCCCCGGTCCGATATGCTGTTTGTGGGAGCGTGGTTTCCCTCCCGGGACGTCGGCGTCTACAGCGCCGCGTCGCAGACCGCGGCGATTCTCGGTCTCATCATGACCGCGTTTCATTCGGCGGTGATCCCGATGGTCGGGACTCTTTTCGCCCGGAAGGACCGCGTTCGTCTCAAATCGCTTTACGGGTTCACTTCTCGTTGGACCCTGGCTCTGTCGATCCTGATCTTCATCTATTTCGTGCTCTTCGGCCGGGAGATTCTTCATCTCTTCGGGGAGGATTTCACGAAGGGCGTTCCCTGGCTGATCATTCTGGCCGCGGGATATTTGGTGAGCAGCGCATCGGGACCGGCAACGGCGACCATCATCATGGCCGGATACCCGGGGACGATCATGATGAATTCCATCGTCATGGGACTGCTGTTGATCGGCGCGAACATGGTGCTGATCCCGCGCTACGGGCCGCTTGGCGCCGCGTGGGCGGTGTCGTTGAATGTGATCGCGGGAAGCATCCTGTGCGTTGCGGAAGCGAGGCGGCTCTGCGGCGTGATTCCGTTTTCACGCGGCATGGTGAAGTCGATCTTGGCCGGCGCTTTGACATTGGCCGTCGGAATGTTCCTGCGGTCGGAACACGTGCTGTCCTCCGCCGCGGCCGCGGGATTCGCGGCCACGGCGATCTTCGGCGCGGCGCTCTTGGTTATGAAAGTGGAAGCCGAGGATCGGGAGGCGCTTCGCGGTCTGGCCCGGAAGGTCCCGCCGCTTGCGCGATGGTTTCCCTCCGCCTCCCCGTGA